In Musa acuminata AAA Group cultivar baxijiao chromosome BXJ3-11, Cavendish_Baxijiao_AAA, whole genome shotgun sequence, one DNA window encodes the following:
- the LOC135652903 gene encoding brassinosteroid-responsive RING protein 1-like: MGFPVGYPELPKLFLPLFFLLAHLRRLINLVFYSLGLGSLLESETQWHDADMHRHRHHQTSLHLLAAEVIQESLPVVQFEDLLAEQDGGQCLPEGCAVCLYEFEGADEVRRMVNCRHVFHRQCVDRWLAHGQCTCPLCRAPLANSDAPFHHDEDDCYSLSLPPVYALSPLQLPSS, from the coding sequence ATGGGGTTCCCCGTTGGCTACCCTGAGCTCCCTAAGCTCTTCCTCCCCCTGTTCTTCCTCTTGGCCCACCTCAGAAGGCTCATCAACTTGGTCTTCTACTCCCTCGGCCTCGGCAGCCTGCTAGAGTCTGAAACCCAGTGGCATGACGCAGACatgcaccgccaccgccaccaccaaaCCAGTCTTCACTTGCTTGCAGCTGAGGTGATCCAGGAGAGCTTGCCGGTGGTCCAGTTCGAGGACCTACTCGCCGAGCAGGACGGCGGACAGTGCTTGCCCGAGGGCTGCGCCGTCTGCCTCTATGAGTTCGAGGGCGCCGACGAGGTCCGGCGGATGGTCAATTGCCGCCACGTCTTCCACCGGCAGTGCGTCGACCGGTGGTTGGCGCACGGGCAGTGCACCTGCCCCTTGTGCCGCGCCCCGCTCGCCAATTCCGACGCCCCTTTCCATCACGATGAAGACGACTGTTACTCCCTCTCGCTGCCGCCGGTGTACGCACTGAGCCCACTTCAGCTGCCTTCCTCGTAG